A genomic stretch from Sphaerodactylus townsendi isolate TG3544 linkage group LG15, MPM_Stown_v2.3, whole genome shotgun sequence includes:
- the TSC22D4 gene encoding TSC22 domain family protein 4 isoform X2, giving the protein MGGGQDDSTWTWPMGVNERGLSPRHREGYLCRAREPCLPGICGAEGQTLPSHPAGLLPGLLPLRRPAAPHSSEGKDLVVWAPRSFKEQNTSCRSARNRASPGKKEVQNRGGKDSVGCQGLWRNTRGAGAEALAEPRLKGLLEAGTGSRDHVGTDKDLVREPRGAMSLDSQGTSVKSMVNAYESHWGSQGCGCCLLPDAADPHRHRQRGCTSPALSRDASPARTRPRDTPRCHRKLGGRKKEVDKTLVSLLLVLHSGTNSSMIAIDNKIEQAMDLVKSHLMFAVREEVEVLREQIKELSERNALLEQENALLRSLASTEQLSRFQAQLHATTVAKPPPSGTT; this is encoded by the exons atggggggggggcaggatgacAGCACATGGACTTGGCCAATGGGAGTGAATGAGAGGGGGCTGAGCCCCAGGCACAGAGAGGGCTATTTATGTAGAGCCAGGGAGCCCTGCCTGCCGGGCATCTGTGGAGCAGAGGGCCAAACCCTCCCGTCCCATCCTGCTGGGCTTCTTCCTGGGCTCCTGCCTCTGCGACGCCCTGCAGCCCCGCATTCTTCTGAGGGGAAAGACTTGGTGGTGTGGGCACCGAGATCATTCAAGGAGCAGAATACCTCTTGCCGTTCGGCACGGAATCGCGCCTCTCCAGGGAAAAAGGAAGTGCAGAACCGGGGAGGGAAGGACTCTGTCGGATGCCAGGGGCTCTGGAGGAACACCCGTGGAGCTGGCGCTGAGGCACTAGCAGAGCCACGGCTGAAAGGACTGTTGGAAGCGGGAACTGGATCAAGGGACCACGTTGGGACCGACAAGGATCTTGTCAGGGAGCCCAGAGGCGCCATGTCCCTGGATTCCCAAGGGACATCTGTCAAGTCCATGGTGAACGCTTACGAGTCCCACTGGGGGTCCCAAGGTTGCGGCTGCTGCCTGCTTCCTGATGCAGCGGACCCCCATCGCCACCGGCAGCGTGGATGTACCTCCCCGGCCCTTTCTAGGGATGCGTCCCCTGCCAGGACTAGGCCAAGGGACACCCCCAGGTGCCACAGGAAGCTCGGTGGCCGGAAAAAAGAGGTTGACAAAACGCTTGTCTCTCTCCTGTTGGTCTTACACAG TGGAACGAACAGCAGCATGATCGCCATAGACAACAAGATTGAGCAAGCCATG GACCTGGTGAAGAGCCACTTGATGTTCGCTGTgcgggaggaggtggaggtgctTCGGGAACAGATCAAGGAGCTGTCTGAGCGCAACGCCCTGTTGGAGCAGGAGAACGCCCTCCTGCGCTCCCTGGCCAGCACCGAACAGCTCTCGCGCTTCCAGGCTCAGCTTCACGCCACCACTGTGGCCAAACCCCCGCCTAGTGGTACCACATGA
- the TSC22D4 gene encoding TSC22 domain family protein 4 isoform X1, with protein MSGGKKKSGFQITSVTSDYQASPKEPPRPGEARGPAGPDPGEAGAAGDARRAQEDAAVAPRNGPSAPGSPGAPPSVPGPGGAAGSRFRVVKLAQGSGEPYKRGRWTCRDFYEQEAEAPVAARLADPARHPQSLDSRLEAAGLPPKPPSLYSPQPQRRGGYLASQLALPAPGPSGHQARSLGGGLPLLGHPSRTPLPSPGAALRSPLAVLEPRLPASGDSAKEAGDWSPPGTVPALVVEEHSLPKSVAAHLIHREAEERCKVLPRESRSRPSSPAPPLLRDASPGRRTSDPFCAARFSLARSMFGMGVAHDSENDSGTNSSMIAIDNKIEQAMDLVKSHLMFAVREEVEVLREQIKELSERNALLEQENALLRSLASTEQLSRFQAQLHATTVAKPPPSGTT; from the exons atgagcGGCGGGAAGAAGAAGAGCGGCTTCCAGATCACCAGCGTCACCTCCGACTACCAGGCCAGCCCCAAGGAGCCGCCGCGGCCGGGGGAGGCGAGGGGGCCCGCGGGGCCCGACCCGGGCGAGGCAGGCGCAGCGGGGGACGCCCGGCGGGCGCAGGAGGACGCGGCGGTGGCGCCCAGGAACGGGCCCTCGGCGCCGGGCTCCCCGGGGGCGCCCCCCTCTGTCCCGGGCCCCGGGGGCGCGGCCGGCTCTCGCTTCCGGGTGGTCAAGCTGGCCCAGGGCTCCGGGGAGCCGTACAAGCGCGGCCGCTGGACCTGCCGGGACTTCTACGAGCAGGAGGCGGAGGCGCCCGTGGCGGCGCGGCTGGCGGACCCGGCGCGGCACCCGCAGTCCCTCGACTCCCGCCTGGAAGCGGCCGGCCTGCCGCCCAAGCCCCCCAGCCTCTACAGCCCGCAGCCGCAGCGCCGGGGGGGCTACCTGGCCTCCCAGCTGGCCCTGCCCGCCCCCGGGCCCTCTGGCCACCAGGCGCGCTCCCTGGGCGGGGGGCTGCCTCTGCTGGGCCACCCCAGCAGGACTCCGCTGCCCAGCCCCGGCGCCGCCCTGCGCAGCCCCCTGGCCGTGCTCGAGCCGCGCCTGCCGGCCTCCGGGGACAGCGCCAAAGAAGCGGGCGACTGGAGCCCGCCCGGCACCGTCCCGGCCCTGGTGGTGGAGGAGCACTCGCTGCCCAAGAGCGTGGCGGCGCACCTGATCCACAGGGAGGCCGAGGAGCGGTGTAAG GTTCTGCCCAGAGAGTCCCGCTCGCGGCCCTCGTCTCCGGCACCCCCGCTCCTCCGAGATGCCAGCCCAGGCCGGAGGACCTCAGACCCTTTCTGTGCTGCCCGCTTCAGCCTGGCACGGTCCATGTTTGGCATGGGGGTTGCCCACGACAGTGAGAATGACAG TGGAACGAACAGCAGCATGATCGCCATAGACAACAAGATTGAGCAAGCCATG GACCTGGTGAAGAGCCACTTGATGTTCGCTGTgcgggaggaggtggaggtgctTCGGGAACAGATCAAGGAGCTGTCTGAGCGCAACGCCCTGTTGGAGCAGGAGAACGCCCTCCTGCGCTCCCTGGCCAGCACCGAACAGCTCTCGCGCTTCCAGGCTCAGCTTCACGCCACCACTGTGGCCAAACCCCCGCCTAGTGGTACCACATGA